A genomic region of Pseudoalteromonas piscicida contains the following coding sequences:
- a CDS encoding dicarboxylate/amino acid:cation symporter: MSLILKLVAGIVAGMLAGLYLPTVLVELLYTFKVIIGQLISFTIPLIILLFIASGIAGLPKGSGHLLGKTVGFAYGSTIIAGTLAFLLVNAFIPFFDGGVAYQAVEESHLKSFINIEIPPLMGVMTALATAFIFGIGMSQCGLTKLKGVTDEARDVVDALLAKVIIPILPLYIAGVFAEMAVAGTVFDTLSTFGVVLLAAIIMHWLWLSTLFVVSGLLLGRNPLELIKNMLPAYFTAIGTMSSAATIPVSLRASKSNNVNEEVANFTVPLCATIHLSGSTITIVTCAMAVMLLSPEMVVPSLSEMLPFIFMLGVVMIAAPGAPGGAVMSALGLLTSMLGFNEGAVALMIALYLAQDSFGTACNVTGDGVIALWVDQFSKQS, encoded by the coding sequence ATGTCTCTTATATTGAAGCTAGTGGCGGGTATCGTCGCTGGTATGTTGGCGGGTCTGTACTTGCCGACTGTGTTAGTTGAGCTCTTATACACCTTCAAGGTGATCATAGGGCAACTTATCAGCTTTACTATTCCTCTGATAATCCTGCTTTTTATTGCTTCAGGTATAGCAGGTTTACCAAAGGGATCGGGCCACTTGCTTGGTAAGACGGTCGGCTTTGCTTATGGGTCAACCATTATTGCTGGCACGTTAGCATTTCTATTAGTTAATGCTTTCATTCCATTTTTTGACGGTGGTGTTGCTTATCAAGCCGTGGAAGAATCTCATCTTAAGAGCTTTATTAATATCGAGATCCCTCCGCTGATGGGAGTGATGACGGCACTTGCAACTGCATTTATCTTTGGTATTGGGATGAGTCAGTGTGGTTTAACTAAACTTAAAGGCGTCACTGACGAAGCGAGAGATGTGGTAGATGCACTGCTTGCGAAAGTCATTATTCCAATATTACCACTTTACATTGCCGGTGTTTTTGCTGAAATGGCGGTAGCAGGTACGGTATTCGACACCCTGAGTACGTTTGGCGTGGTATTGCTTGCCGCGATTATTATGCATTGGCTATGGCTAAGCACTTTGTTTGTGGTAAGCGGCCTGTTACTTGGTAGAAATCCATTGGAATTAATCAAAAATATGCTACCTGCGTATTTTACTGCGATTGGTACTATGTCGAGCGCGGCAACTATTCCAGTGTCTCTTCGTGCAAGTAAATCTAATAATGTTAACGAAGAGGTTGCCAATTTTACCGTACCACTTTGTGCCACCATCCATTTGTCAGGGTCGACTATTACCATAGTGACTTGCGCAATGGCTGTGATGCTGCTTTCTCCTGAGATGGTTGTACCTTCATTGTCGGAAATGTTGCCATTCATCTTTATGCTTGGTGTAGTAATGATTGCGGCTCCTGGTGCGCCGGGTGGAGCGGTTATGTCTGCGCTTGGGCTATTGACCAGTATGCTTGGTTTTAATGAGGGCGCAGTGGCATTGATGATTGCTTTATATTTAGCGCAAGATAGTTTTGGCACAGCATGTAATGTAACTGGTGATGGTGTGATTGCACTTTGGGTCGATCAATTTTCAAAGCAAAGCTGA